A single Iodidimonas sp. SYSU 1G8 DNA region contains:
- a CDS encoding CreA family protein — translation MRLTLLCFFVLNVLVLSLQAAPVRAEEVGCVSTTFRMLGLANDKVCVDSFRDPKVEGVVCHVSRARTGGVKGAVGLAEDTSDAAVACRQVGPISFKGKLKDGEDVFKESRSWLFKRLQVVRFYDRPNNTLVYLVYSDKLVDGSPKNSISTVPVMPWR, via the coding sequence ATGCGACTGACCCTTCTCTGCTTTTTTGTCCTGAATGTTCTGGTCCTGTCTCTCCAGGCCGCGCCGGTGCGCGCCGAGGAGGTGGGCTGCGTGTCGACGACCTTCCGCATGCTGGGACTGGCCAACGACAAGGTCTGCGTGGATTCCTTCCGCGATCCCAAGGTCGAGGGCGTGGTCTGTCACGTCAGCCGCGCGCGCACCGGCGGCGTCAAGGGCGCGGTCGGTCTGGCGGAGGATACGTCCGACGCGGCGGTCGCCTGCCGCCAGGTGGGACCGATCTCGTTCAAGGGCAAGCTCAAGGATGGCGAGGACGTGTTCAAGGAAAGCCGGTCCTGGCTGTTCAAGCGGCTGCAGGTGGTCCGCTTCTACGACAGGCCCAACAACACGCTGGTCTACCTGGTCTACTCGGACAAGCTGGTCGATGGCTCGCCGAAGAATTCCATTTCCACCGTGCCCGTCATGCCCTGGCGCTGA
- a CDS encoding ferritin family protein, with product MSILPASLPQTSEEAFAYIGTIGTPTVDDFKLMICLEASGLSFYNALAAGAPSKEIADLLAANGREEMAHAKRLQKAIQLMTGEMFEIPSPQTNPYDTAPASLPVDEALLDNMAKGEFGGELMYEGWAQKMTDAEVAKLLRQNGKEERRHGERAEQAKALLTA from the coding sequence ATGAGCATATTACCCGCGTCGCTGCCGCAGACATCGGAAGAGGCCTTTGCCTATATCGGCACCATCGGCACGCCGACGGTCGATGATTTCAAGCTGATGATCTGCCTCGAGGCCAGTGGCCTGAGCTTCTACAACGCGCTCGCCGCCGGTGCGCCCTCGAAGGAGATCGCCGACCTGCTCGCCGCCAATGGCCGGGAGGAGATGGCCCATGCCAAGCGGCTTCAGAAGGCGATCCAGCTGATGACCGGCGAGATGTTCGAGATCCCGTCGCCGCAGACGAACCCGTACGACACGGCGCCCGCGAGCCTGCCGGTCGACGAGGCGCTGCTGGACAACATGGCCAAAGGCGAGTTCGGCGGCGAGCTGATGTACGAGGGCTGGGCGCAGAAGATGACCGATGCCGAAGTGGCCAAGCTGCTGCGCCAGAACGGCAAGGAAGAACGCCGCCACGGCGAGCGCGCGGAACAGGCGAAAGCGCTGCTGACTGCCTGA
- a CDS encoding nuclear transport factor 2 family protein, translating into MNRETLDMTAILDRLHRVEAVLEIHNLKSRYCAGCDDNHNADSLEAIFVPEGRWKCDAMGVDAQGHAERRVFFDGLANSGRIRNSQHMVTNPHIVVDGDRATGYWRMMMVYAGNAPDGSVQFHRILGHYQDDFVFRDGHWLFETIRPMVEDTEAYTVEPSKFR; encoded by the coding sequence ATGAACAGGGAAACGCTCGACATGACCGCCATTCTCGACCGGCTGCACCGGGTCGAGGCGGTACTGGAGATTCACAACCTCAAGTCGCGCTACTGCGCCGGCTGCGACGACAACCACAATGCCGATTCGCTGGAAGCCATTTTCGTGCCGGAAGGCCGCTGGAAGTGCGATGCCATGGGCGTGGACGCGCAAGGCCATGCCGAGCGGCGCGTGTTCTTCGACGGTCTCGCCAATTCGGGCCGCATCCGCAACTCCCAGCACATGGTGACCAATCCCCACATCGTCGTGGATGGCGACCGGGCGACCGGCTACTGGCGCATGATGATGGTCTATGCGGGCAACGCGCCGGACGGCAGCGTGCAGTTCCACCGCATTCTCGGCCACTACCAGGACGATTTCGTGTTCCGCGACGGCCACTGGCTGTTCGAGACCATCCGGCCGATGGTCGAGGACACCGAGGCCTACACCGTGGAGCCCAGCAAGTTCCGCTGA